One region of Clostridiales bacterium genomic DNA includes:
- a CDS encoding aspartate aminotransferase family protein, translated as MNFNKIKEYEAQNYMPVFSRTSLALDHGEGNCVYDINGNKYVDFVAGIACNLLGYNHPEYTKAVCDQMHKLVHVSNHYYTDIQSEYIHNLCEASGFSRVFLCNSGAEANECAIKLARRYFKNAGKQKRILYADGAFHGRTLATLTVTGNPSQHEVYSPLPQGFDTFKYNDFDDFKLKLTDDVGAVILETIQGERGVRPFTNDFLVNAYALCKSKGVLFIVDEIQTGMGRTGKLFSFEHFGIKPDIITLAKGIAGGLPMGACLATEEVGTAFALGDHGSTFGGNALCCAAANKVLEILQNGLLDQAAQIGEYLGERIAHFSKYNFITDIRGKGLMRGIQLSEKINAHEFEGKLREQGYLINVAGNNTIRLIPPLTITKAEIDGLIDALDKICASTNL; from the coding sequence ATGAATTTTAACAAGATCAAAGAATACGAAGCGCAAAACTATATGCCTGTATTTTCCCGCACTTCGCTTGCGCTCGACCACGGCGAAGGCAACTGCGTTTACGATATCAACGGAAATAAGTACGTAGATTTCGTGGCGGGCATTGCGTGCAATCTTTTGGGCTACAACCACCCCGAGTACACTAAGGCTGTTTGCGACCAAATGCACAAGCTCGTACACGTATCCAACCATTACTATACCGACATTCAATCAGAGTATATCCATAATCTATGCGAAGCTTCGGGGTTTTCGCGCGTGTTCCTTTGCAATTCGGGTGCGGAAGCGAACGAGTGCGCTATCAAGCTTGCACGGCGGTATTTTAAGAACGCAGGCAAGCAAAAGCGCATACTTTATGCGGACGGCGCGTTTCACGGCAGAACGCTCGCCACGCTCACCGTTACGGGTAATCCCTCGCAGCACGAGGTTTATTCACCCCTGCCCCAAGGCTTCGACACGTTCAAGTACAACGATTTCGACGATTTCAAGCTTAAACTCACCGACGACGTGGGTGCGGTCATACTCGAAACTATACAGGGCGAACGCGGCGTGCGCCCGTTCACAAACGATTTTCTTGTAAACGCTTATGCGCTGTGCAAGTCCAAGGGCGTGCTATTTATAGTAGACGAGATACAAACGGGCATGGGCAGAACGGGCAAGCTGTTCTCATTCGAGCATTTCGGCATTAAACCCGATATTATAACGCTCGCCAAGGGCATTGCAGGTGGTCTTCCCATGGGTGCGTGCCTTGCGACCGAGGAAGTCGGTACGGCGTTCGCGCTCGGCGATCACGGCTCGACCTTCGGCGGCAACGCGCTTTGCTGCGCGGCTGCGAACAAGGTTCTCGAAATTTTGCAAAACGGGCTGCTCGATCAAGCGGCTCAAATCGGCGAATATCTCGGCGAAAGAATAGCGCATTTTTCCAAGTACAACTTTATAACCGACATACGCGGCAAGGGGCTTATGCGCGGCATACAACTCTCCGAAAAGATAAACGCGCATGAGTTCGAAGGCAAACTTCGCGAGCAAGGGTATCTCATAAACGTGGCGGGCAATAACACGATCAGGCTCATTCCCCCGCTCACCATTACCAAGGCGGAGATCGACGGGCTTATCGACGCGCTCGATAAAATCTGTGCTTCGACCAATTTATAG
- the argF gene encoding ornithine carbamoyltransferase, with product MDVSSYKAKGKIEHKHLLNLLDYSTSDIYEILHLADKLKNAFKRGKKHELLKGKTLAMIFSKSSTRTRVSFEMGMHQLGGHSLFLSSNDIQLGRGETIQDTAQVLSRYGIDGVMIRTFKQSDVEELAKYGSFSVINGLTDDFHPCQALADIFTLYENYGHLNGIKLAYFGDGNNMAHSLMLAGAKTGMNVCICSPKGFQPNPEITAAAQKFGNVTVTDNVEEAASGADALYTDVFFSMGQAKDPAKEKALMPYQVNEKVFSLANKDAVFMHCLPAHRGEEVTTEVIDSTRSIIFQEAENRLHVQKAVMCLLMR from the coding sequence ATGGACGTATCATCGTATAAAGCAAAAGGCAAGATCGAGCACAAGCATTTGCTTAACTTGCTCGACTATTCGACTTCAGACATTTACGAAATTTTGCATCTTGCGGACAAGCTCAAAAACGCGTTCAAGCGCGGCAAAAAGCACGAGCTTTTAAAGGGCAAGACTCTCGCTATGATATTCAGTAAATCTTCTACACGCACGCGCGTATCCTTCGAAATGGGTATGCACCAGCTCGGCGGACACTCGCTGTTTTTATCGAGCAACGATATTCAGCTCGGTCGCGGCGAAACGATACAGGACACCGCGCAGGTGCTGTCGCGCTACGGCATAGACGGCGTTATGATCCGCACGTTTAAGCAGTCAGACGTAGAGGAGCTTGCCAAGTACGGTAGCTTTTCGGTCATAAACGGACTTACCGACGACTTCCATCCCTGCCAAGCACTCGCCGATATTTTCACGCTGTACGAGAACTACGGACACCTTAACGGCATTAAGCTCGCCTACTTCGGCGACGGCAATAACATGGCGCACTCGCTCATGCTCGCGGGCGCAAAGACGGGCATGAACGTTTGCATTTGCTCGCCTAAGGGCTTCCAGCCCAATCCAGAAATCACCGCTGCCGCGCAAAAGTTCGGCAACGTGACCGTCACAGATAACGTCGAAGAAGCGGCTTCTGGCGCGGACGCGCTCTATACCGACGTTTTCTTCTCCATGGGTCAAGCCAAAGACCCCGCCAAGGAAAAGGCGCTCATGCCCTATCAGGTGAACGAAAAAGTGTTCTCGCTCGCAAACAAGGACGCGGTGTTTATGCACTGCTTGCCCGCGCACCGAGGCGAGGAAGTTACGACCGAAGTAATCGACTCCACGCGCTCGATAATCTTTCAGGAAGCCGAGAACCGCTTACACGTGCAAAAAGCGGTCATGTGCCTATTGATGCGCTAA
- a CDS encoding GNAT family N-acetyltransferase, with the protein MFLAIRRADEADAPAVLKVTKESFSLYQEDLHVTYEVKALKETLDTTLFDIRNNAVFVVERFGELVGAIRIKKLSDDLWYIYRFGVSPKISNSGLGSALLDAAVEYARENGAKAITLHTNAKYYRLARYYYGKQFYVHSTAFDRGYVRALFVLELEGAGAVDLSPAFLQ; encoded by the coding sequence ATGTTCCTTGCAATACGCCGCGCGGACGAGGCGGACGCCCCCGCCGTGCTCAAAGTCACCAAAGAGTCGTTCTCTTTATATCAAGAGGATCTGCACGTCACTTACGAAGTAAAAGCGCTCAAAGAAACGCTCGACACCACCCTTTTCGATATACGAAATAATGCGGTGTTCGTAGTAGAGCGGTTCGGCGAGCTGGTCGGCGCTATCCGCATCAAAAAGCTTTCCGACGATTTGTGGTATATATATCGATTCGGCGTAAGCCCCAAGATCTCCAATTCGGGACTTGGCTCGGCGCTCCTTGACGCCGCCGTCGAGTACGCAAGAGAGAACGGCGCAAAGGCTATTACCCTTCACACAAATGCTAAGTATTATAGGCTGGCGCGGTACTACTACGGCAAGCAGTTTTACGTCCACTCGACGGCGTTCGACCGCGGGTACGTACGCGCGCTGTTCGTGCTCGAACTCGAAGGCGCAGGCGCCGTAGATCTCTCGCCCGCTTTCCTACAATAA
- a CDS encoding DegV family protein — MDFIIATDSTSDLTKEQLREMDIVSCELLYFVNDVMYGDSDANQLKFNQFYDAMRLGARTSTSMVNEQTAKDFLENLLSDGKNVLYLAFDSALSGTYENFKRVADELNATHENKVYVVDSKCASGGEGLFVTLVNDKRMSGATFEETCTYADEVRDRVLHYFVVDNLKYLARGGRLSKGSAFFGNMLNIKPVLHVDEIGRLVPIKKVSGRVKSLRMLVEKMEDRYNRESETVYITHGDCFDDAKFVADAITEKFGITPKIMPLSFVIGSHSGPGTVALFFTGDNRAE, encoded by the coding sequence ATGGACTTCATCATTGCAACCGACAGCACCAGCGATCTTACCAAAGAGCAGCTACGCGAAATGGATATCGTATCGTGCGAATTACTGTATTTCGTCAACGACGTTATGTACGGCGACAGCGACGCCAACCAGCTTAAATTCAATCAGTTCTATGATGCTATGCGGCTCGGCGCGCGCACGAGCACGTCAATGGTCAACGAACAAACCGCCAAAGATTTTTTGGAAAATCTTTTATCCGATGGCAAGAACGTACTGTATCTCGCGTTCGACAGCGCTCTGTCGGGCACTTACGAAAACTTTAAACGCGTTGCGGACGAGCTTAACGCTACGCATGAAAACAAGGTTTACGTAGTCGATTCCAAGTGCGCGTCGGGCGGCGAAGGGTTGTTCGTTACGCTCGTCAACGATAAGCGCATGAGCGGCGCGACCTTCGAGGAGACGTGCACTTATGCCGACGAGGTGCGCGACCGCGTTCTGCATTATTTCGTGGTCGATAACCTTAAATACCTCGCACGCGGCGGACGGCTTAGCAAGGGCTCGGCGTTCTTCGGGAATATGCTCAACATAAAGCCCGTATTGCACGTGGACGAGATCGGTAGGCTTGTGCCTATTAAGAAAGTATCTGGCAGAGTTAAGTCGCTCAGGATGCTCGTAGAAAAGATGGAAGATCGGTATAACCGCGAGAGCGAGACCGTTTATATCACGCACGGAGATTGCTTCGACGACGCCAAGTTTGTTGCCGACGCTATTACCGAGAAGTTCGGCATTACGCCTAAGATCATGCCGCTCAGCTTCGTTATAGGCAGCCATTCGGGTCCAGGCACCGTTGCCCTATTCTTCACAGGCGATAATAGAGCCGAATAG